One stretch of Toxoplasma gondii ME49 chromosome XI, whole genome shotgun sequence DNA includes these proteins:
- a CDS encoding hypothetical protein (encoded by transcript TGME49_316760): protein MLGSRLRHASTAGWDAFSFRRNMPLFPARIETPYSSLFSSRRIHSASRREGCSTQCLRRRHHTCSRERASISPGRKTLADFRGESRRSEGQSPCFSFASAAAPLETFSSPGDSDILSLPPYAPMQIASCNESSPLHMGAGSANWTAVARLEDFTLRGLSHPPWIHSAVSSRPFYGAGGGAVLAACMSSAVWPRHCLNPRCSLSSVFAASHSRSFSTLACGPSVGTLCSLASVEFHGPRGDRNFSSARPLPVACTDGMVPAGAGSAVLSPLRLPSDALSAVLRSSLLFSRCLDLGRSSEKILGASPSRLSRFVSRKASCLAAVSASGTSKESATVNCVCWGLDFGGTRHIVPTAWNAGQKSLRDLLCGGLLRSQVPPQGSWSVSSLSLSVVGAVSSLLSGCDRMECTRLLTPGGLQAAERRSSRGPAFSSRKCRQAAGGEAVPQKPGGAGEREEPIRIFSVEAVKEWLGKWWIQLWKGNRWKGPQRNKWKWYHRHGYWATRKKLIDFTKYRRYGYHERRGLGKPRMQFWEDPSHHKRLKKSIRFW, encoded by the exons ATGCTCGGATCTCGGCTTCGCCACGCCAGCACCGCTGGCTGGGATGCTTTTTCCTTTCGGAGGAACATGCCGTTGTTTCCTGCCCGAATCGAGACGCCGTActcgtctttgttttcctctAGACGGATACACTCAGCGAGCCGCCGAGAAGGATGTTCTACtcagtgtctccgtcgtaGACATCACACCTGTTCCCGAGAACGCGCCTCCATCTCTCCTGGAAGGAAGACTCTTGCTGATTtcagaggcgagagccgCCGTTCTGAAGGTCAGAGtccctgcttttctttcgcttctgcggCTGCACCTCTGGAAACTTTTTCTTCGCCCGGGGATTCCGACAtactttctcttcctccctaCGCGCCAATGCAAATCGCTTCATGCAACGAATCCAGTCCGCTCCACATGGGGGCCGGAAGTGCCAATTGGACCGCAGTTGCCAGACTCGAGGACTTCACACTGCGGGGTCTCTCCCATCCGCCCTGGATACACAGTGCAGTCTCCTCTCGGCCTTTTTATGGCGCCGGCGGGGGAGCCGTACTCGCGGCGTGTATGTCGTCCGCCGTCTGGCCAAGACATTGCCTAAATCCGcgttgctctctctcgtctgtctttGCCGCTTCCcactctcgctctttctccacgTTAGCTTGCGGACCTTCTGTCGGCACGCTGTGTTCTCTCGCGAGTGTGGAGTTCCACGGacccagaggagacagaaattTTTCGTCGGCGAGGCCTCTGCCGgtcgcatgcacagatggcATGGTGCCTGCCGGAGCAGGGAGCGCCGTTCTGagtcctctgcgtctcccgtCGGACGCTCTTTCAGCTGTACTgcgctcttcgcttcttttcagTCGGTGTCTAGATCTGGGGCGGTCCTCGGAGAAAATCCTTGGCGCatcgccttcgcgtctgtctcgcttcgtttcgcgaaaggcTTCTTGCCTGGCCGCCGTGTCCGCATCAGGGACATCCAAGGAGTCTGCGACTGTGAACTGTGTTTGCTGGGGTCTGGATTTCGGAGGAACTCGCCACATTGTGCCGACGGCCTGGAACGCTGGACAAAAGTCGCTGCGAGACCTGCTCTGTGGGGGGCTGCTGCGCTCGCAGGTTCCGCCACAGGGGAGCTGGagcgtctcttccctctctctctcagtcgTCGGCGCCGTCAGTTCGCTGCTTTCTGGGTGTGACCGAATGGAGTGCACCCGCTTACTGACGCCTGGAGGTCTTCAGGCGGCTGAGCGACGTTCGTCGCGGGGGCCAGCGTTTTCTTCGAGGAAATGTCGTCAGGCTGCTGGTGGCGAGGCTGTGCCGCAGAAGCCAGGCGGCGCAGGCGAACGGGAGGAACCGATTCGCATTTTCAGCGTGGAGGCCGTCAAGGAATGGCTCGGGAAATGGTGGATTCAGCTCTGGAAAGGAAACCGGTGGAAAG GTCCTCAAAGAAACAAGTGGAAGTGGTACCACCGACACGGATACTGggcgacgcggaagaagctCATTGATTTCACGAAATACCGTCGATACGG GTACCACGAGAGACGCGGCCTGGGAaagccgcgcatgcagttctggGAAGATCCGTCGCACCACAAAAGACTGAAGAAGTCGATTCGATTCTGGTGA
- a CDS encoding DEAD/DEAH box helicase domain-containing protein (encoded by transcript TGME49_316750) gives MEEVEGKAAMRAARREREPKRENRFSRDASRLDCRRMHQRSPTVSVERSDSPSSNSVVSIPSRSPSLSSLSSLSSSPSSPSSLSRSCLSAARSSPSRSSCTASLSPSASDSSPSSPASVYSLSPSHRSPSLHSVCSSSPPSPIASPSLQPLGLSTGACARRGKKAPRVLLAAGSSPAASRLLRLRSPHREETPAGSSLLSVLLEKYPDSGNSTHACTRLASAGQPDASAARDFLRLKATLEKRQSGRFCPPSLSPLASEDDVGHLLAFSPHQLDAFQIVGACAALRGESAFVSAHTSAGKSLVANLAAFLTLRRASSSSSSSSSSSSSSSSSSSSSSLAASASPAPCVLYLSPVKALSNQKYRELTETFREVATVGLLTGDEIKNMRAKPHIVIATTEIIRNRLLKQSGGDFDFFRCLKLVIIDEFHFFADARRGTVWEELLLLLRQAQGNISGVSSLQFVFLSASLEQPTSFASWFSLTFRQPLHLIGTKRRVVPLDFFALFDSSGEAPPTLWPLSVHSNSETRRAPACVGSEEDAVTNRDGGKTNESLCRTEEGEERTRLGAFDWYAYSRGAEEAARGRTSREKLRDEVAPFPQTSYHTVVQAVRACIDRSLLPALVFCFSRRQCLAIAERLLPLIGILTPLIARHQLGCMYTAAEAGVSGWPRRGSLLGTFREEEDAESFIPPEGEEELRRRENADAQRQLETLKPLFLRGIGVHHAGLLPPVKELVEKAFERGLLRVTVCTETFSVGVNLPAKAVIFSSLFKPVDSTAAEGSRRLGIARPASSSCLASEESLLLEDAWFCASPKETEGEEAPWMRRDWGAGDRRSLWGGDGETGDRGDIAWRLLSRAEFEQMAGRAGRRGVDQKGTVILLLPSPAPPPASIETLFFSPTASLSSCGLPTESLHSQLNISFQTLLLLLSRNNPERTTDEEEEKTEEREEKEEHERKQGIEEETGEQNREEEEADGEQRNAEERVSRVRHEEANEEFARRRRNFKKARPFSCGRVVNDLLLSSFRFFSISMNLPFVQRETELQKRWLRALPSAFSLRPGRAKGDRESAGRRARRGDRRDTEGEETDRGSDAYSGDEGGENVERNKERRTGDTESPNISASSSSLARWKKQAARCMRLVEKYRHYRWKLHRSLQAAFSDSYLAYLHPGAVVLLVETVDARPFERRRRFRGEREDKASPLQFPTSQWASASEEDAHGGASLALLRDAPARIALLSQGSVSGSSLSEGSPQGVPLSSPLSFGGQKERRGAAAYLSCFTEKAEARRRCWGWGLILGVTPLKKSSAGSDRHPQGKKQRTQVFLDCLVACVFTRRLGSTKFPLTPQPFRPRAASACKEGGGDEEGDRQERWIRRLVPELVPGETKQMAEEEVERCTEWVVAAAEEATKLWAERLGRRDLERKKRRREKKREEEREEKRADEAVELAVFPFSTECVQAISQVHVNLRSHPTLDLRKEEDRVALFVSMAEALRTACSSSSSSSASAWSSSPFTSSASQGTAAEAGEERADSRGREENGRGRTQERRKREECGCGVLGLHEGETGVPFIPLLETARTDACVHLLHRKLRSAKEKLEQATRAAFRKQEKHPSQQEKFCEFVFLSSRVLPRLERLRALAPTADFERVRSMEAALLSLNFLRVQENFSRRTLFRTKGSASPFLHTTRKGLLAGYLFFFEERSLVTAEILDCMHRRLSSRLLADGRELSSLSRSRGDAFGPGRPCSSRKGGDARLGEEGEEEGEKERRSERRSAETEPERTTEGLAGVSPEGTGGGRARGTWAEFQKPEREEEKEEAKGTSFFLPDCVDEALLLTLFAGLCGDGRERVAVVDESDSWKAERSACGELRGAEKKNALVGKHTETQEAILEEAHDMDIASKIIQNAAVPIVAALRRQRAGRSVVEKVAFVDRQAMRDVYRWTKRQAVGEKEGGADLAHPISFTLRRLASALQEIQAALLHAYGRDPAAEMLSQLLRNLLLLLGKQGPNNYILPT, from the exons ATGGAGGAAGTCGAAGGAAAAGCCGCAATGAGGGCCGCAAGACGTGAGAGAGaaccgaagagagaaaatcgGTTTTCTCGCGACGCCTCGAGACTCGACtgccgacgcatgcatcagAGGTCGCCAACTGTCTCTGTAGAACGGTCTgactcgccttcttcaaATTCTGTCGTCTCCATCCCTTCCcggtctccctctctttcttctctttcttctctttcttcttctccgtcttcgccttcttctctgtctcgctcctGTCTTTCGGCGGCTcggtcttctccgtctcgttcgTCCTGTAcagcgtcgctctcgccctctgcttccgattcttctccgtcgtcgcctgcgtctgtctACTCTCTCTCACCCTCCCATcggtcgccttctctccacagtgtctgctcctcttcaccgccttctccgatcgcttccccctctctccaACCTCTTGGGCTCTCCACTGGTGCATGtgcgaggagagggaagaaggcgccgcgCGTCTTGCTCGCTGCAGGGTCTTCTCCAGCCGCGTCTCGCCTGTTGCGGCTCCGGTCTCCCCATcgcgaagaaactcctgcTGGCTCTTCGCTCCTTTCTGTCCTCCTCGAAAAATATCCTGACTCTGGTAACTCCACCCACGCATGCACCCGCCTCGCCTCCGCTGGGCAGCCAGACGCCTCTGCGGCCAGAGATTTCCTTCGG TTGAAAGCCACTCTGGAGAAGCGCCAGAGCGGAAGGTTTTGTCCaccgtcgctctcgcctctggcCTCGGAAGACGATGTAGGACATCTCTTGGCTTTCTCCCCACACCAGCTGGACGCCTTTCAAATTgtcggtgcatgcgcagccCTACGAGGAGAGTcggccttcgtctccgctcACACATCTGCAGGGAAGAGCCTCGTGGCGAATCTTGCCGCCTTCCTGACGCTCCGCcgggcttcttcttcttcttcttcttcgtcttcttcttcttcgtcttcttcgtcttcttcttcgtcgtcgtctctcgctgcctctgcgtcgcctgcacCGTGTGTACTGTATCTGTCTCCGGTCAAGGCGCTGAGCAATCAGAAATACCGAGAGCTGACGGAGACGTTTCGCGAGGTCGCGACAGTTGGCCTCTTGACGGGCGACGAGATAAAGAACATGCGCGCCAAGCCACACATCGTGATCGCCACGACGGAAATCATTCGCAACCGTCTCCTGAAACAGTCTGG TGGGGACTTTGATTTTTTTCGTTGCCTGAAACTCGTGATCATCGACGAATTTCACTTCTTCGCGGACGCGAGACGCGGCACTGTTTGGGAGGAacttctgctcctccttcgACAGGCCCAAGGAAACATTtcaggtgtctcttctcttcaatttgttttcctctctgcttctctcgaacAACCCACGAGCTTCGCTTCATGGTTCTCGCTGACGtttcggcag cCACTCCACCTCATCGGGACGAAACGGCGCGTGGTGCCGCTCGATTTTTTCGCGCTTTTCGATTCTTCGGGGGAGGCGCCTCCTACGCTGTGGCCGCTGTCCGTACACTCGAACTCGGAAACAAGGCGAGCACCGGCGTGCGTAGGttccgaagaagacgcagtgacaaacagagacggaggaaaaacgaatgAAAGTCTCTGTCggacagaggaaggcgaagagaggacCAGGCTCGGGGCGTTTGATTGGTATGCTTATTCGCGAGGCGCAGAGGAAGCTGCTCGAGGAAGGACATCGCGGGAGAAACTCAGAGACGAAGTAGCGCCTTTCCCGCAGACTTCTTACCACACTGTCGTCCAGGCTGTTCGCGCATGCATAGACAG GAGTCTCCTCCCCGCCCTCGtgttctgcttttctcggaGACAGTGTCTGGCGATTGCAGagcgtctcctgcctctcaTTGGCATCCTCACGCCGCTGATAGCGCGGCACCAGttggggtgtatgtacaccgcagcTGAGGCGGGAGTGTCCGGCTGGCCGCGCAGAGGGTCGCTCCTTGGGACGtttcgcgaagaagaagatgcagagtcTTTTATTCCgccggaaggcgaagaggagttgaggagaagagaaaacgcagacgcgcAGCGCCAGCTGGAGACTCTGAAGCCTTTGTTCCTGCGAGGCATCGGCGTCCACCACGCGGGGCTCTTGCCGCCGGTCAAGGAGTTGGTCGAGAAAGCGTTTGAA CGCGGACTTCTTCGGGTGACAGTGTGCACCGAGACCTTCTCCGTGGGGGTGAATCTTCCTGCCAAAGCTGTcattttctcctcgctgttcAAACCTGTCGACTCGACTGCAGccgaaggaagcagaagattGGGGATCGCGCGGccggcctcttcttcttgtctcgcgAGTGAAGAGTCTCTCCTGCTGGAGGATGCGTGGTTCTGCGCTTCgccgaaggagacggagggtGAAGAGGCGCCCTGGATGCGAAGGGACTGGGGAGCAGGAGACCGACGGAGCCTGTGGggaggagacggggagacaggagacagaggagacatcGCATGGCGGCTGCTCTCGCGGGCAGAGTTTGAGCAGATGGCTGGCAGGGCCGGCCGCCGAGGCGTTGACCAGAAAG GAACCgtgattcttcttctcccttccccaGCGCCTCCTCCGGCGTCCATCGAaactctcttcttttcgcccactgcttctctctcgtcttgcgGCCTCCCGACGGAGTCTCTCCATAGCCAGCTGAACATCTCCTTCCAAactctcctccttctcctcagCCGCAACAATCCTGAAAGGaccacagacgaagaagaagagaaaacagaagagagagaagaaaaggaagagcacgagagaaaacaagggatagaggaagagacaggcgagcaaaatagagaagaagaggaagcagacggtGAACAGAGGAATGCCGAGGAAAGGGTATCGAGAGTGAGACATGAGGAAGCGAATGAAGAGTTTGccaggagacggaggaactTCAAGAAAGCGAGACCTTTTTCTTGCGGCAGAGTCGTTAACGATTTGCTTCTCAGctcttttcgtttcttctccatttccaT GAACTTACCTTTCGTTCAGCGCGAAACTGAACTCCAGAAACGCTGGCTGCGAGCCCTTCCCTCCGCCTTTTCACTGCGCCCGGGGAgagcaaaaggagacagggaaagcgcaggaagaagagcgagaagaggagacagaagagacacagagggagaagagacagatcgCGGGAGCGATGCATACAGCGGtgacgaaggcggagagaatgtggagagaaacaaagagaggagaacgggagacacagagagccCAAAcatttctgcctcttccagTTCCTTAGCGCGGTGGAAAAAGCAGGCAgcgcgctgcatgcgtctcgtAGAAAAATACAGGCACTATCG GTGGAAGCTGCACCGGAGTCTGCAGGCTGCTTTCTCAGACTCCTACCTCGCGTACCTGCACCCGGGGGCGGTTGTGCTTCTCGTTGAGACTGTGGATGCCCGCCCAttcgaaaggagaagacgatttcgtggagagagagaagacaaggcaTCACCTCTCCAGTTTCCGACTTCTCAGTGGGCTTCTGCGAGCGAGGAGGACGCCCACGGTGgagcctctctcgcgctcctgcGCGACGCTCCTGCACGAAtcgctctcctttctcaAGGCTCGGTTTCTGGAAGTTCTCTTTCCGAAGGTTCTCCTCAAGGTGTGCCGttgtcttctccactttccttCGGCGGGCagaaagaacggagaggagcAGCCGCTTACCTCTCTTGCTTCacggaaaaagcagaagcgagGCGACGCTGCTGGGGATGGGGGCTGATTCTCGGCGTTACGCCTTTGAAGAAGTCCTCGGCAGGATCTGATCGCCACCCTCAAGGGAAAAAACAG AGGACGCAAGTTTTCCTCGACTGCctcgttgcatgcgtcttcacACGCCGTCTGGGCTCGACGAAATTCCCCCTCACTCCCCAGCCGTTCCGTCcgcgcgccgcctctgcttGCAAAGAAGgcgggggagacgaagaaggagaccgACAAGAGAGGTGGATTCGGCGCCTTGTGCCTGAGCTTGTGccgggagaaacgaagcagatggcagaagaagaggtcgaaAGGTGCACTGAGTGGGTTGTCGCAGCAGCCGAAGAGGCAACGAAGCTTTGGGCTGAGCGCCTGGGGAGGCGCGAtctcgagaggaagaagcgaagaagagagaagaagagagaggaagagcgagaagagaaacgcgcggaCGAAGCAGTCGAGCTCGCAGTGTTCCCGTTCTCCACCGAGTGCGTTCAGGCGATTTCGCAG GTTCATGTGAACCTCCGCAGTCACCCTACTCTCGATCTccgcaaagaagaagaccgagtcgctctctttgtctccatgGCAGAAGCCTTGCGAACcgcttgctcttcttcttcttcctcttctgcttctgcctggtcttcttccccgtttaCGTCGTCGGCCTCTCAAGGGACGGCGGCGGAAGctggggaggagagagccgattccagagggagagaggagaacggtCGAGGGAGaacgcaagagagaagaaagagggaggagtGCGGGTGTGGGGTCCTTGGCCTccacgagggagagacaggagtcCCGTTCATTCCCTTGCTGGAAACGGCGCGAAccgatgcatgcgtccaTCTGCTTCACCG CAAATTGCGGAGtgcgaaggagaaactgGAGCAGGCGACGCGGGCGGCATTcagaaagcaggagaagcaTCCGAGCCAACAGGAGAA ATTCTGCgaattcgtttttctctcgtcgcgAGTCCTTCCGCGTCTGGAGCGTCTCAGGGCGCTTGCGCCAACGGCGGACTTCGAGCGGGTGCGTAGTATGGAGGCtgcgctgctgtctctgaaCTTCCTTCGCGTTCAAGAGAACTTTTCGCGGCGGACTCTGTTCCGGACGAAAGGATccgcttcgcctttcttgcATACCACACGCAAAGGGCTGCTTGCCGGGTACTTGTTCTTTTTCGAGGAGCGCTCGCTGGTGACGGCAGAGATtctcgactgcatgcaccggcgtctctcttctcggctgCTCGCGGACGGACGggagctttcttctctctctcgttccagGGGAGACGCTTTCGGTCCTGGGCGTCCTTGTTCTTCGAGAAAAGGCGGCGACGCCAGGCTcggggaggaaggagaagaagagggagagaaagagagaagaagcgaacggaggtcggcggagacagagccaGAGCGGACAACAGAGGGCTTGGCTGGTGTGTCGCCAGAAGGCACTGGCGGCGGCAGGGCAAGAGGAACTTGGGCGGAGTTTCAGAAACCtgagcgcgaagaagagaaggaggaggcgaaaggcacctcgttttttctgcccGACTGCGTCGACGAGGCGCTTCTCCTCACCCTTTTCGCAGGACTCTGTGGGGACggacgagagagagtcgccgttgtcgacgagagcgactcgtggaaagcagagaggagcgcATGCGGCGAACTGCGGggggcggagaagaaaaacgcgctAGTCGGCAAACacacggagacgcaggaagcGATTCTCGAAGAGGCACACGACATGGACATCGCTTCGAAAATCATCCAG AATGCAGCAGTGCCGATTGTGGCTGCGCTGCGGAGACAACGCGCCGGCAGATCCGTCGTTGAAAAAGTTGCCTTCGTCGACAGGCAG GCTATGCGTGACGTGTATCGATGGACGAAGCGACAGGCCGTCGGGGAAAAAGAGGGAGGCGCAGATCTCGCACATCCGATCTCGTTCACACTTCG
- a CDS encoding undecaprenyl diphosphate synthase (encoded by transcript TGME49_316770), with product MDVTIPRWQRWLLRTVKRASGPQHMPRHVAFIMDGNRRFARRNKEASAVEGHRAGAHTLSVMCESCLELGIQFVTVYAFALGNFHRQPEEVTGLLNLAEEKFADKAWIDGFFKRLGIRLRFLGDFSYLPPRLRSALATASRETADACGDPRGFGCRLLVTVCVAYGSRREIARALAGEVSMLPDAPVDHDLPEARCTSMFVCSGAVRWRTADTDDSGPGSVDTCTSLNDSNGISQRRTHRDDSSSIPCCDAVLEAHLSAGEACSTWHSTRKHGCYLWRALQIEDVPPPDLLLRTSGERRLSDFLLYETSETTAFHFLNVLWPDLSSLHLLATVVHFQLQNLVKHYCMWVRCFRFF from the exons ATGGACGTGACGATACCTCG GTGGCAACGATGGCTTCTGCGGACGGTGAAACGCGCAAGCGGCCCCCAGCACATGCCCAGGCATGTCGCCTTCATCATGGACGGCAACCGACGCTTTGCGCGTAGGAACAAGGAAGCCTCTGCAGTGGAAGGGCACCGTGCTGGGGCACACACACTGTCTGTT atgtgcgAGAGTTGCTTAGAGCTGGGGATTCAGTTTGTGACGGTGTACGCGTTCGCTCTGGGTAATTTCCACCGACAGCCTGAAGAGGTCACTGGCCTTCTAAACCTGGCTGAAGAGAAGTTCGCCGACAAAGCATGGATCGA TGGCTTTTTCAAGCGACTGGGCATCCGGCTGCGCTTCCTCGGAGACTTCTCCTATCTTCCGCCTCGTCTGAGGAGTGCTCTAGCAACTGCAAGCCGGGAAACGgcagacgcatgcggagACCCGCGTGGTTTTGGCTGTCGGCTCCTGGTCACCGTCTGTGTGGCCTATGGgtcaagaagagaaatcgCTCGTGCCCTTGCTGGCGAGGTTTCCATGTTGCCAGATGCTCCTGTTGATCACGACCTTCCGGAGGCGAGGTGTACATCTATGTTTGTATGTTCCGGTGCCGTACGATGGCGCACAGCAGACACTGACGACTCTGGCCCAGGATCGGTCGACA CTTGTACATCTCTCAATGACAGTAATGGAATAAGCCAGCGCCGAACCCATCGGGATGACTCGTCCTCCATTCCCTGCTGCGACGCTGTCCTCGAAGCACACCTCTCTGCTGGTGAGGCGTGTAGCACCTGGCACTCGACCCG AAAGCACGGCTGTTACTTATGGAGAGCTCTTCAGATCGAAGATGTCCCTCCACCTGATTTGCTTCTTCGCACTTCGGGCGAGAGGCGCCTCTCTGATTTCCTTCTCTATGAG ACTTCGGAAACTACAGCGTTCCACTTTCTGAACGTCCTGTGGCCGGACCTTTCTTCCTTGCACTTGCTCGCAACAGTGGTCCACTTCCAGCTACAGAACCTTGTAAAACATTACTGCATGTGGGTTAGATGCTTCCGGTTCTTCTAA